One genomic region from Desulfovibrio porci encodes:
- the wbaP gene encoding undecaprenyl-phosphate galactose phosphotransferase WbaP: MSQYPSLISLLRRFGLPPQKVVLTLADLLALLGTAVAVFLLRAAFGDLDPILYRWVMPLLLLGPVLGASLGLYQNISLPPQRELKALFLLTSLLYGLILAVLFLAKTGDMYSRLVILGSWAATVFTLPILRGLCRRRFSRKRWWGTPLIILDRSDMGRELWHYLRRHPERGLTPVEIFDLPEDGPRVRELLATAARRWPKAMALILQGIGQGQALDYVTEVSRYFSTVLLVPSFNDGFKVHWLTPRDLGNVVGLLLRQNLHDKRRLGMKRCIDLFLCLLILPVLLPLGLILGLLIRLDTPGPVLYRQRRIGQGGRTLHIYKFRTMAANADAVLEDWLARDPALREEWKRDHKLKHDPRVTRMGTFLRKTSLDELPQLINVVMGGMSLVGPRPIVAEEIEKYGEVYGEYCRVKPGITGLWQISGRNDTSYEERVAYDHYYINNWSVWMDLWILGRTVPVVLSGYGAY, encoded by the coding sequence ATGTCCCAGTATCCTTCCCTCATCAGTTTGTTGCGCCGCTTCGGTCTGCCGCCGCAGAAAGTCGTGCTCACGCTGGCCGATCTTCTGGCTCTGCTGGGGACGGCCGTCGCGGTTTTTCTGTTGCGCGCGGCTTTCGGCGATCTTGACCCCATTCTCTACCGCTGGGTGATGCCCCTTTTATTGCTGGGGCCGGTGCTCGGCGCGAGTCTGGGCCTGTATCAGAACATCAGCCTGCCGCCGCAACGCGAACTGAAGGCCCTTTTTCTTCTGACCAGCCTGCTGTATGGCCTGATTCTGGCGGTGCTCTTTCTGGCGAAAACCGGCGATATGTATTCGCGTCTGGTCATTCTGGGCAGCTGGGCCGCCACGGTGTTCACCCTGCCGATTCTGCGCGGCCTCTGCCGCCGTCGTTTTTCCCGGAAACGCTGGTGGGGCACGCCCCTGATCATTCTGGACCGCAGCGATATGGGACGCGAGCTCTGGCACTATCTCCGGCGTCATCCGGAGCGGGGCCTGACGCCAGTGGAAATCTTCGACCTGCCTGAGGATGGACCGCGCGTGCGGGAACTGCTGGCCACCGCCGCGCGCCGCTGGCCCAAGGCCATGGCTCTGATTCTGCAGGGGATCGGGCAGGGCCAGGCCCTGGATTACGTCACGGAAGTCAGCCGTTATTTCAGCACAGTGCTGCTGGTGCCTTCCTTCAACGACGGCTTCAAGGTGCACTGGCTGACGCCGCGTGACCTGGGCAACGTGGTGGGCCTGCTCCTGCGCCAGAATCTGCACGACAAGCGCCGTTTGGGCATGAAGCGCTGCATTGATCTCTTTCTCTGCCTGCTGATTCTGCCCGTGCTGCTGCCGTTGGGGTTGATTCTGGGCCTGCTGATCCGGCTGGACACCCCGGGTCCGGTCCTGTACCGGCAGCGGCGCATCGGTCAGGGCGGACGGACGCTGCACATATACAAATTCAGGACAATGGCGGCCAATGCCGACGCCGTGCTTGAAGACTGGCTGGCGCGCGACCCGGCCCTGCGCGAAGAATGGAAACGTGACCATAAGCTCAAGCACGACCCGCGGGTTACCCGTATGGGAACTTTTTTGCGCAAGACCAGTCTGGACGAGCTGCCGCAACTCATCAATGTGGTTATGGGCGGCATGAGTCTGGTGGGGCCGCGTCCCATTGTGGCCGAAGAAATCGAGAAATACGGCGAAGTCTATGGCGAATATTGCCGCGTCAAGCCCGGCATCACCGGGCTGTGGCAGATTTCCGGGCGCAATGACACCAGCTATGAAGAGCGGGTGGCCTACGACCACTATTATATCAATAACTGGTCGGTCTGGATGGATCTGTGGATTCTGGGCAGAACCGTGCCTGTGGTGCTTTCCGGCTACGGGGCCTACTGA